One segment of Candidatus Limnocylindrales bacterium DNA contains the following:
- a CDS encoding YraN family protein, with amino-acid sequence MTRARQGGPTGDNRRQIFGRYGEDAAAEFLRRKGFTILGRNVRTAFGELDLIALDGDVIVFVEVKARRATSGLEAVDARKQLRLSRLALAFLARAGWLGRAARFDVIAVESGGACTHVVNAFDCASGS; translated from the coding sequence ATGACTCGCGCACGGCAGGGCGGCCCGACCGGCGACAACCGCAGGCAGATCTTCGGACGATACGGCGAGGACGCGGCAGCGGAGTTTCTTCGCCGCAAGGGATTCACGATCCTCGGCCGCAACGTACGGACGGCGTTCGGTGAGCTCGATCTCATCGCGCTCGACGGAGACGTGATCGTATTCGTCGAGGTCAAGGCGAGGCGCGCGACGAGCGGCCTCGAAGCGGTCGATGCGCGCAAGCAGTTGCGTCTGTCGCGCCTTGCACTCGCATTCCTCGCTCGCGCCGGATGGCTCGGTCGCGCGGCCCGTTTCGACGTCATTGCAGTCGAGAGCGGGGGAGCTTGCACGCACGTGGTGAATGCCTTTGACTGCGCTTCCGGCAGCTGA
- a CDS encoding NAD(P)-dependent oxidoreductase, with protein MTTSIAFLGLGTMGGPMAANLAKSGFEVRGWNRTPDRPSALSAREAGVRLVSPIAEAVAGADIVAICVSDVDDVDEVLFSDGGAAACAVSGTLVIDFSTIGPVAARGFATRLAAEGLRYVDAPVTGGDVGARAGTLTIMAGGDKADFDAAASVFGAVGRIAKHCGPAGSGQAVKLCNQVLGALHMVALTEAIALARMQKIDPALVVDVCASGAAGSWALANLGPKVLARDFAPGFMIKHLVKDLRLVLETPPGEGLDALRGTMLAKSLLEKVMSLGGSDLGTQSLTLAYEEHPDFAID; from the coding sequence ATGACTACGTCGATCGCATTTCTCGGGCTCGGGACGATGGGCGGGCCGATGGCCGCCAATCTTGCGAAGAGCGGCTTCGAGGTTCGCGGCTGGAACCGCACGCCGGATCGCCCGTCGGCGCTTTCCGCGCGTGAAGCGGGCGTACGGCTGGTCTCTCCGATTGCCGAAGCCGTTGCCGGCGCCGACATCGTCGCGATCTGTGTCAGCGACGTGGACGACGTCGACGAAGTGCTGTTCTCCGACGGAGGCGCCGCGGCCTGCGCCGTCTCCGGTACGCTCGTCATCGACTTCAGCACGATCGGTCCGGTTGCCGCACGCGGATTCGCGACGCGGCTTGCCGCCGAAGGGCTGCGCTACGTCGATGCTCCAGTGACCGGCGGTGACGTCGGCGCGCGCGCCGGCACGCTTACAATCATGGCAGGAGGCGACAAGGCCGACTTCGATGCGGCGGCTTCGGTATTCGGTGCGGTTGGCAGGATTGCAAAGCATTGCGGCCCGGCCGGATCCGGACAGGCGGTTAAGCTGTGCAACCAGGTGCTCGGCGCACTGCACATGGTCGCCCTCACCGAAGCTATCGCGCTTGCGCGCATGCAGAAGATCGATCCGGCACTGGTGGTCGACGTCTGCGCGAGCGGCGCGGCGGGATCCTGGGCCCTCGCCAACCTCGGACCGAAAGTCCTCGCGCGCGATTTTGCGCCGGGCTTCATGATCAAGCACCTGGTCAAGGATCTGCGGCTGGTACTCGAGACGCCGCCGGGCGAGGGCCTGGACGCTTTGCGCGGGACCATGCTGGCCAAGAGCCTGCTCGAGAAAGTGATGAGCCTCGGCGGCAGCGACCTCGGCACGCAATCGCTTACGCTCGCGTACGAAGAACATCCCGACTTCGCCATCGACTGA
- a CDS encoding NapC/NirT family cytochrome c yields the protein MTSRLKIILLFVILIVPAVLSAVTTKLAFSRAERVEFCASCHTMTPWINDVTGADGDSLAHEHFSRRLIQHDQCYTCHSDYGFLGPLQAKLKGVRHLIAFYIDPDRKVELYGKFPNANCLQCHAEGKAFLEDSNHEPVEDLLSGKDLCVDCHDTAHNVEQDDDAAVDAAPDGDGDDKEARKVDAVKAADGNGDAGEKGKGDDDAEDGE from the coding sequence GTGACTTCGAGACTGAAGATCATCCTGCTGTTCGTGATCCTGATCGTTCCGGCGGTGCTCAGCGCGGTTACGACGAAGCTGGCATTTTCGCGGGCCGAACGCGTCGAATTCTGCGCCTCGTGCCACACCATGACGCCGTGGATCAACGACGTGACCGGCGCCGACGGCGACTCGCTGGCGCACGAGCATTTCTCGCGCCGGCTCATCCAGCACGACCAGTGTTACACCTGCCACAGCGACTACGGGTTTCTCGGCCCGCTCCAGGCCAAGCTCAAAGGCGTCCGGCATCTGATCGCCTTCTACATAGACCCCGACCGCAAGGTCGAGCTTTACGGGAAATTCCCCAACGCGAACTGCCTGCAGTGCCACGCGGAAGGGAAGGCGTTTCTCGAGGATTCCAACCACGAGCCCGTTGAGGACCTGCTGTCGGGAAAGGATCTCTGCGTCGATTGTCACGACACGGCGCACAACGTCGAGCAGGACGACGACGCGGCAGTCGATGCCGCGCCGGACGGCGACGGTGACGATAAGGAAGCCAGGAAGGTTGACGCCGTCAAAGCCGCTGACGGTAACGGCGACGCCGGTGAAAAGGGCAAAGGAGACGACGATGCCGAGGACGGAGAATAG
- a CDS encoding OmcA/MtrC family decaheme c-type cytochrome, producing MRRSLRKTVSSLAVTLVSVVLASQAAAAVGDCGQPVTGGESATTSDCQFILKAAVGIETCATECICDTNASGAVSTNDALQCLTSVVGGDPLDGCRCPEWPGGPAINESCTVCHGQGRTFGVEVVHQGLQTPADVVASIDDVTIDVNDATQEATLTVDFTVTGPRGEYIWGLGAPSSSDPTRFAYLRFALSQLTPPAVLSGDPDTWVSYTTGDRNPANLIDHHDGTYTYEFTTNLYDLYVESNRHRLLMIVSGDIVEQAKNVTYDFVPEQLPGPFDFDLSRDIVTTAACNECHGRLGSTLGGASFHNGERYETKACATCHTSTLGEEGVAEFTPMIHQIHTSQDIGGLDDFSDVTFPQDPRNCAKCHAGPDGLNWQTRPSMTACGSCHTDVNFATGENHPGGPQFNNANCSFCHSPTDIEVAHRTENATEHNPNVPEGLVTFEYVIEKVTVNKDNVAVVKFHINMDGEPLDLSTIPPPGFSGGPAFLLAYALPQDGVAEMIDYNQLGRDAAQPASVSLSALAGKLTGTPESYTAVLSDAPFPEGATMRAVAMQSYFTQLANPENPESVDVARHTASVIKAVSGDTVRRTVVDSAKCLSCHENLELHGGARVNNVQVCVVCHNPNLSSSGKTTDATLTAPEQKELLAEAGYDPNDPLTWPERSMQLKNLVHGIHSADKRTSDFEFVRNRSNGLYYNFSDVTFPGILSNCETCHLPGTFGPQPPAGALVSTEVTTDGLNLSQADVIAARKTVPNPTDLVNSQTAGSCYLCHDSDPAVAHMGQNGGVILGWRAEALGD from the coding sequence ATGCGACGATCGTTACGGAAGACTGTCTCCAGTCTCGCAGTCACGCTGGTCAGCGTCGTCCTTGCCTCGCAGGCGGCCGCTGCGGTTGGCGACTGCGGCCAGCCGGTGACCGGCGGCGAGTCTGCAACTACCAGCGACTGCCAGTTCATTCTGAAAGCTGCGGTAGGCATCGAAACGTGCGCGACCGAGTGCATCTGCGATACCAACGCAAGCGGCGCCGTTTCGACTAACGACGCACTGCAGTGTCTGACGAGTGTCGTCGGTGGAGACCCCCTCGATGGTTGCCGTTGCCCGGAGTGGCCGGGAGGGCCCGCGATCAACGAGTCGTGCACCGTCTGCCACGGCCAGGGGCGTACCTTCGGAGTCGAGGTCGTTCACCAGGGCCTTCAGACCCCGGCCGACGTAGTCGCGAGCATCGACGACGTTACGATCGACGTCAATGATGCGACGCAGGAAGCCACGTTGACGGTCGACTTCACGGTCACCGGTCCCAGGGGCGAGTATATCTGGGGCCTCGGAGCGCCGTCGTCGTCCGACCCGACCCGCTTCGCGTACCTGCGATTCGCGCTCAGCCAGTTGACGCCGCCTGCTGTTCTCAGCGGCGATCCGGATACGTGGGTCAGCTACACCACGGGAGACCGGAATCCCGCCAACCTCATCGATCACCACGACGGAACTTACACCTACGAATTCACGACCAACCTTTACGACCTGTACGTCGAGTCGAACCGACATCGGCTGTTGATGATCGTTTCGGGCGATATCGTCGAGCAGGCAAAGAACGTCACTTACGACTTCGTGCCGGAGCAGTTGCCGGGCCCGTTCGACTTCGACCTGAGCCGGGACATCGTCACCACCGCCGCATGCAACGAGTGCCACGGGCGTCTCGGCAGCACGCTTGGCGGCGCGAGCTTCCACAACGGTGAACGCTACGAAACCAAGGCCTGCGCGACTTGCCACACGAGTACGTTGGGTGAGGAGGGAGTGGCAGAGTTCACGCCGATGATCCATCAGATCCACACGTCGCAGGACATCGGCGGGCTCGACGATTTCTCCGACGTGACGTTCCCTCAGGACCCGAGAAACTGCGCCAAGTGCCACGCAGGACCGGACGGCTTGAACTGGCAGACGCGGCCTTCGATGACGGCGTGCGGGTCGTGCCACACCGACGTCAATTTCGCGACGGGAGAGAACCATCCGGGCGGCCCGCAGTTCAACAACGCCAACTGCAGTTTCTGCCACTCGCCGACCGATATCGAGGTAGCCCACCGGACCGAAAACGCGACGGAGCACAATCCGAACGTTCCGGAGGGTCTGGTCACTTTCGAGTACGTGATCGAGAAAGTCACCGTCAACAAGGACAACGTCGCCGTCGTGAAATTCCACATCAACATGGATGGCGAGCCGCTGGATCTGAGCACTATTCCACCGCCCGGATTCAGCGGCGGGCCGGCCTTCCTGCTGGCCTATGCGCTGCCGCAGGACGGTGTGGCCGAAATGATCGACTACAACCAGCTGGGCCGCGACGCGGCGCAACCCGCCAGCGTTTCGCTGTCGGCCCTGGCGGGGAAACTTACGGGCACGCCCGAGAGCTACACGGCCGTGCTTTCCGACGCGCCGTTCCCGGAAGGCGCGACCATGCGTGCCGTCGCCATGCAGAGCTATTTCACGCAGCTTGCCAATCCGGAAAATCCGGAAAGCGTGGATGTTGCGCGCCATACCGCGTCGGTCATCAAGGCGGTCAGCGGCGATACCGTGCGTCGTACCGTCGTCGACAGTGCGAAGTGCCTGAGCTGTCATGAAAACCTGGAACTGCACGGCGGTGCGCGCGTCAACAACGTGCAGGTCTGCGTCGTGTGCCACAATCCCAATCTCAGCAGCAGCGGGAAGACGACCGACGCGACCTTGACGGCTCCGGAGCAAAAGGAATTGCTCGCCGAAGCCGGCTACGATCCAAACGATCCGCTGACCTGGCCGGAGCGAAGCATGCAGCTCAAGAACCTGGTGCACGGCATCCACAGCGCGGACAAGCGCACCTCCGATTTCGAATTCGTGCGCAACCGCTCGAACGGCCTCTACTACAACTTCAGCGATGTGACGTTCCCCGGGATCCTCAGCAACTGTGAAACCTGCCACCTGCCGGGAACGTTTGGTCCTCAGCCGCCTGCCGGCGCATTGGTCAGCACGGAAGTCACCACCGACGGACTCAACCTGTCGCAGGCCGATGTCATTGCCGCGAGAAAGACGGTTCCGAATCCCACCGATCTCGTGAACAGCCAGACGGCCGGCAGCTGCTACCTGTGCCACGACAGCGATCCGGCCGTCGCGCACATGGGACAGAACGGTGGTGTGATTCTCGGATGGCGTGCCGAGGCCTTGGGCGACTGA
- the serS gene encoding serine--tRNA ligase, with translation MLDIRILREQADFARERLALVGCSRDEVDHVIDLDRRRRDLIMTVENMRAERKSASKKIGSMKPGAEMEAAKTEVRSLGDRLASSEKELADAEAEFGRRMLELPNLPHPAVPAGPDDSHNRVVRTEEPTRVFDFEPRTHWDLGETLDIIDFERGVKISGTRFYVLKGDGARLQRALITFMLDLHTREHGYTEIYPPAMVREECLFGTGNLPKFGDNLYRDAEDDFYFVPTAEVPVTNLYRDEILDGAALPIRHVAYTPCFRREKMSAGRDVRGIKRGHQFDKVELVKFVNPEGSEAELDSLLAAAEEVCRRLGLQHRIVEMCTGDLSFVAARKFDIEIWAPGCKEWLEVSSCSLFTDFQARRANIRFRDSDGKVRLVHTLNGSGLALPRVMIGVIETYQRGDGSIEIPPALRPYLGGQSVIRGVA, from the coding sequence ATGCTCGATATCCGTATTCTTCGCGAACAGGCCGATTTCGCGCGCGAGCGGTTGGCCCTGGTCGGCTGCAGCCGCGACGAGGTCGACCACGTGATCGACCTCGACCGGCGTCGTCGCGACCTCATCATGACGGTCGAAAACATGCGCGCCGAGCGCAAGTCGGCGTCGAAGAAGATCGGATCGATGAAGCCGGGCGCCGAGATGGAGGCTGCGAAGACCGAAGTCCGCAGCCTGGGAGACAGGCTCGCGAGCTCCGAGAAGGAGCTCGCCGACGCCGAGGCCGAATTCGGCCGCCGCATGCTCGAGCTGCCGAATCTTCCGCATCCGGCCGTGCCGGCGGGCCCGGACGACAGCCACAACCGCGTCGTGCGCACCGAAGAGCCGACGCGCGTGTTCGATTTCGAGCCGCGCACGCACTGGGATCTCGGCGAGACACTCGACATCATCGACTTCGAGCGCGGCGTCAAAATCTCCGGCACGCGCTTCTACGTGCTCAAGGGCGACGGGGCGCGCCTGCAGCGTGCACTCATCACGTTCATGCTCGACCTTCACACCCGCGAGCACGGCTACACCGAGATCTATCCGCCGGCGATGGTTCGCGAGGAATGCCTGTTCGGCACCGGAAATCTTCCCAAGTTCGGCGACAATCTCTATCGCGACGCGGAAGACGATTTTTATTTCGTCCCGACGGCGGAAGTTCCCGTCACCAATCTGTATCGCGACGAGATCCTCGACGGTGCGGCGCTGCCGATCCGGCACGTTGCGTATACGCCGTGCTTTCGGCGCGAGAAGATGTCGGCCGGCCGCGACGTGCGCGGCATCAAGCGCGGCCATCAGTTCGACAAGGTCGAGCTCGTCAAGTTCGTCAACCCCGAAGGCTCCGAAGCCGAGCTCGACAGTCTTCTCGCTGCGGCCGAGGAAGTCTGCCGCCGGCTCGGGCTGCAGCATCGCATCGTCGAAATGTGCACGGGCGATCTTTCGTTCGTGGCCGCACGCAAGTTCGACATCGAGATCTGGGCGCCCGGCTGCAAGGAATGGCTCGAGGTCAGCTCGTGCTCGCTGTTCACCGACTTTCAGGCGCGCCGCGCGAACATCCGCTTTCGCGACAGCGACGGAAAGGTGCGGCTCGTCCATACGCTGAACGGGTCGGGCCTCGCGCTTCCGCGCGTGATGATCGGCGTGATCGAGACATACCAGCGCGGCGACGGCTCGATCGAGATCCCGCCGGCGCTGCGCCCGTACCTTGGCGGCCAGAGCGTAATCCGCGGGGTCGCATGA